In the Phenylobacterium soli genome, CCCGGCAGGTCGAGCAGCCGGCGGCCAAGCTCCTCGGGGATCGAGCGGCCGGGATCGGGCAGCGCATTGCCGCGCCAGACGACGCCGACACCGCCCTGCCCTGGCGTGCGCGGCTCAGCGGACAGATAGGGGCCGGTCCAGAGCGGGCCGTCGCGCCAGCGCGGGATCGAGAGCGGCAGGGTCCAGTAGTCGTGCGGCGCGACGCTGGTCTGCGGCTCGCGGGGGACGACGCGGACGCCGAGTCCCGCGAACAGCCCGGCGATCAGGCGGGCCAGCGCCGGCACGGTGACGAGGGTCGTCTGCGCCGCCTCGAGGCGAGGAAGGAAGCGGGCGGCGAGGATCTGGTCGCCATAGCCCTGCTCGGTCCAGACGAAGAGCCGCTTGCCGGCCAGGGGCTCACCGCGCCACTCGGGGAAGGCGAGCCTGCGCGCCTCGCTCTGCAGCCGCTCGGGCCGTTCGTCGTAGAGCGCCCAGCCCCGGGCGAAGTCGCCGGCCGCCAGCAGGGCGTCGCCGTAGTTGCGGGCCAGGCCCGGGATGGCCGGCTTGGCCGAATGGGCCGCCGCGTATTCGGCGAGCGCCTCCGTGAGCCGGCCCGTGCGGCGCAGGTGGTTGGCGAGGTTGTAGCGGTGCTCGGGCGTCGCCGGCGCGCGGGCGATGGCGCGGGCGAAGGCGGCCTCCGCCTCCTCGGCCCGGCCGAGGTGCGAGAGCGCGAGGCCGAGGTTGGCCCAGGCGTTGTCGCTGTCGACCCGGGCCAGCACCTCGCGATAGCCGGCGACGGCGGCGGCGAGGTCGCCGCGCCGATGCGCCTCCAGGGCCGAACGGAAGAGCGCCTGCGTCACGGCCCGCTCCTTACCATCGTGGCCCTCCGGCGCCCAAGGCCGAGGCGCCCGCCCGGCCAAGGCGCCGCCTGACGGGCGGATCGGCGGCTTTCGCCCCTCCCCCGGCGGCGCGCGCTTGAGGGCGGCGTGCGGCGGCGCCGAGCTTTGCCTCTCGACGAAGCAAGGCCCGGGGCGCGGCCCCAGGGGACATAAGGGGATAGGCGATCGTGAGCGAAGAGACCCTCCAAGACAGCGTGACCACGGCCGAAGCTCAGACCGGCGAGAAGCGGGGCGGCTTCGGCCGCCGGGCGTTCCTGATGGGCGCGGCGGTGGCGGCCGCGGCGCCAGTGCTGAGCGAGGCCGACATGGCCTTCGCCAAGCTGCGCAGCCAGATGGGCGTGCTGCCGCCCGACGCGGTGATCATCAACGCCAACGAGAACCCGCTCGGCCCCTGCAAGGCGGCCTGCGACGCCATCGCCCAGATCGCCCCGATGGGCGGCCGCTACGACCGGGTCGGCGAAGGCGACCTGTTCGTCAAGGAATACGCCGCCATGCACGGGCTGAAGCCCGAGAACATCGCCGTCTACGCCGGCTCCTCCGAGCCGCTGCACTACACGGTGCTGGCCTTCACCGGCCCGACCCGGGGCCTCGTCTCGGCCGACCCCTCCTACGAGAGCGCGGCGGCGGCGGCCGAGGTCTCCGGCGCGCCGGTCAGGAAGGTGGCCCTGACCAAGACCTTCGCCCACGACGTCAAGGCGATGGTGGCGGCCGACCCGAGCGCCGGGCTGATCTACATCTGCAACCCCAACAACCCGACCGGCACCATCACCCCGCGCGAGGAGATCCTCTGGGCGCTGGAGAACAAGCCGAAGGGCTCGGTGCTGCTGGTCGACGAGGCCTACATCCACCTCTCCGACGAGCAGACGGTGTTCGACCAGGTGGCCGCGGGCAAGGACCTGATCGTCCTGCGCACCTTCTCCAAGATCTACGGCATGGCCGGCATCCGCTGCGGCGTCGCCGTCGGCCGGCCGGACCTCCTGGCCAAGCTCGTCCCCTACTACCAGAACGCCATGCCGATCACCGCCCTGGCGGCGGCGCGGGCCTCGATCGCCGATGCGGAGCTGATCCCGAGCCGCAAGAAGTGGCTGGCCGACACCCGCACCGACACCCTCGCCTGGCTGAAGGCCAATGGCTACAAGCCGATCGGCGAGAGCCACTCCAACTGCTTCATGATCGACACCGGCCGCGACGCCCATTCGGTGATCGCCGGCCTGCAGAAGGAAAAGGTCTACATCGGCCGCGTCTGGCCGGTGTGGCCGCAGGCGGTGCGCGTCTCGGTGGGGACGCCCGAGGACATGGCCAGGTTCAAGACCGCCTTCAAGAAGGTGATGGACGCCCCGCCGACTGTGGCCAAGGCGGACGCGCCGGCGCCGAAGGGCGTGGGCGCCGGGCGGACGTTCCTGTCCTAGGGCGCTGCGCGCCGGACCACGGAACACACGGAACGCACGGACGGCTCATTGCGAGCGGCAGCGAGCGATCTTGTCCTGCCGCGTCGGAAATCGATCGCGCCTGCGGCGCAGCCGTCCCGGCCGTTTCAGTGTGTTCCGTGCGTTCCGTGGTTCTCTTCGACTCGCGCGCCAAAGGCGCGCAGGGACAGCCATCCCTGACGCTCGGGGCCCTTGCCCCCGTTCGTGTCGTTCGTGTGGTTCGTGGCCGGCGCGAAGCGCCACCAAATCCGTGGATTCCGTGAAATCCGTGGTTCCCCTCACGAGGAGTCGGACGGAAAGGCTTTCACGGGCCAGCCCTCGGCGGGCGCCACATTGCTCCCCTCCCCGAACGGGAGGACCTCGGCGGCCGGCCTGGCCGGCGCCTCTGATGGCGGGGGCGGATCGAGGCCGATCTCCACCGCCAGGGCCGCGATCAGCGGACCGAGGTCCGCGTCCTCGAAGTCGGCGCCGCTGGTGGCAATATATTATACTAGCGGTTCTCACATACCCGCATTGCTGACCCGACTGTTCGAAGCGTGGACCGGCTTCATTCCCAGCGTGCTCCGCAGCCCCGAGAGACTTCTGCACGTGACGAACCTCGTCGCACACCTGTCGCCGCGAACACTCGAAACGCTGCCGGCTAAGTATCCGGACCTTTCGCAATTCGTCTCTGCGAACTTGGCCCCGATTCTCGGACTTGGCGTCGACATAGAGCCCGCAAGGTTGGCCCTCCTAAAGATAGAGATCGCAGACTTGGCCTCGATCGGCGGTTTCGCCGGGACTGCCCGCTTTCTCTTTGAACAGGGCCTCTACAATCTTACTCCTGGCAATTTAGAGTTTATCTTTCAAACCGTATTGGGTCTCGATGAGACCGAACTGTTGCGCACGCAAAATTACACGACAGTTCTGAAAACGGCGAACTCCGCGCTCCTTGCAAGGATTGACCGAAACTTCGAGGAATATCTCGAAGGTGTTCTCTTGAAGCTTGACACGAACTCGCAGGAGAGCGTGGCCGCAATCCTCGCTGTGATTTCGCGCGAGAAGATCGAGCTGGGCACTCTCAGCTCTTTCCTGGCAAAGCAAGCGTCCCTCCTCCCTTCCCTTGAAGGAGTGCCGACGGGGCTCCACCCAGTCGTCTTCCAACTCGCCAAGATCGAAGCGTCCTGGGCTAACTGCCTGGCCTTCATCGGCAGCGAGCACTTCGACGCGGAGAGCTTGACCGCCTACCTGAACACGAGGCCTGCGCTTGCAGCGCTGTCAACGCATCCGATCCCGGACGGCAACGACGCCCGCGGCTTACGAAAATTCTTGATTGAGGCTGACGGCCTTCAGGACGATGTATATCAGGCTTACATCAAACTTCTGCCGAAGCAATTCCAGAAATTTCCGGATAATCTCGAAGCGAGTAAATTACAGATCCTTGTCGAGGAACGGAAGATCACGTTCTCGGCTGAGAACGTGAACATCCTTGCCTCTGATCGCGATCTGCAAGTCCTGTTCGTGGCAAAGAACATCGACCTCTATCTTGCCGAACAGGACGAATTCTCCATGGATGAAGAATTCAGCGAAGAGTTACTGGGATCGAACATAGACGATAATCATAAGCTGTCGATCATCCAATCTATGGATCTCGCGACGCTCGCCAGCGAGCCTTCTCGCGCGCGGGCGGTCGGCGAGGTGCTAGTGCGCACGGGAGTGGGCGAATTGACGCTCGATGGAGCGGCTGCTCGCACGATCGTTTTGAACTCTTCGCCCATCGGCGCGCAGATTAGCTTGCTTAATATGCTCAACAGTTTGTTCGATGACAGCGCTATTCGGGATATACTTCGCCGGCTTCCCGCGCCGTTTTCAGAAATCACAACAGGCTACCACACCCCTGTCCTAGAGATGAACGAAGCGAATGATCAATTGGCGAAATGGCTGGAAGCCCGGGAGATTATCTCTTCATCGAGCAAGGGCTTCTTCGGGGATACAATTCGCATAAACCTCTTCAGACGGGAGTGGTGAGAGGCGCGACCGGCGTTCGCCGACATCAAAGAGGTGTGCACTTGGCTAGCCTAACGAGCCGCTGTTTCCGCGGCTCGGCGGAGCACTATCAGCCGTCGCCAACGAGGGCCTGCTTGCCCCCTCCACCACCCCCTCCCCCGCTGGCGCGGGGGAGGTAGGGCCTGTGCGCCACGCGCCTGCGCTCAATCGAGCTTGCACACCGGACATGCGACCTCGAAGGTGGCCAGGGTCGAGTCGCTGGAGCCCTGGACGATCAGGCCCTTGGGGCCCTTCGTCTGGGCGGGGACTTCGAGGGAGGTGAAGGGCGAGAACGGCTTCTGGACGCCGACCTTCACCGTGTCGACGA is a window encoding:
- a CDS encoding glycosyltransferase family 9 protein, with the protein product MTQALFRSALEAHRRGDLAAAVAGYREVLARVDSDNAWANLGLALSHLGRAEEAEAAFARAIARAPATPEHRYNLANHLRRTGRLTEALAEYAAAHSAKPAIPGLARNYGDALLAAGDFARGWALYDERPERLQSEARRLAFPEWRGEPLAGKRLFVWTEQGYGDQILAARFLPRLEAAQTTLVTVPALARLIAGLFAGLGVRVVPREPQTSVAPHDYWTLPLSIPRWRDGPLWTGPYLSAEPRTPGQGGVGVVWRGNALPDPGRSIPEELGRRLLDLPGAVSLHPEDSGAADFADTAAIIAGLDAVVSIDTSVAHLAGAMGKPVFVLLQAQAQDWRWTQPWYPTATLVRQPAPGDWAGALAEVGRRLAGAAAAHARGAP
- a CDS encoding pyridoxal phosphate-dependent aminotransferase; translated protein: MSEETLQDSVTTAEAQTGEKRGGFGRRAFLMGAAVAAAAPVLSEADMAFAKLRSQMGVLPPDAVIINANENPLGPCKAACDAIAQIAPMGGRYDRVGEGDLFVKEYAAMHGLKPENIAVYAGSSEPLHYTVLAFTGPTRGLVSADPSYESAAAAAEVSGAPVRKVALTKTFAHDVKAMVAADPSAGLIYICNPNNPTGTITPREEILWALENKPKGSVLLVDEAYIHLSDEQTVFDQVAAGKDLIVLRTFSKIYGMAGIRCGVAVGRPDLLAKLVPYYQNAMPITALAAARASIADAELIPSRKKWLADTRTDTLAWLKANGYKPIGESHSNCFMIDTGRDAHSVIAGLQKEKVYIGRVWPVWPQAVRVSVGTPEDMARFKTAFKKVMDAPPTVAKADAPAPKGVGAGRTFLS